A genomic stretch from Prochlorococcus marinus str. MIT 9312 includes:
- the psbF gene encoding cytochrome b559 subunit beta, long form, translating to MDFRVLLVISPIIFAWIFTVFWLGKWDVFRLTPFGLPKRGVAPFENYQVWGDSAVVPNTGRPSEGYPVFTVRTAAVNALGIPTVFFLGAILAMQFKSY from the coding sequence ATGGACTTTAGAGTTTTACTCGTTATTTCACCAATAATATTTGCATGGATATTTACAGTGTTTTGGTTAGGTAAATGGGATGTATTTAGATTGACTCCATTTGGGTTGCCAAAAAGAGGAGTAGCCCCTTTTGAAAACTATCAAGTTTGGGGAGATTCAGCTGTTGTTCCTAATACAGGAAGACCATCAGAAGGATATCCAGTTTTTACAGTCAGAACGGCTGCTGTTAATGCCCTGGGGATTCCAACGGTTTTCTTCTTGGGAGCAATTTTGGCGATGCAGTTTAAATCTTATTAA
- a CDS encoding inverse autotransporter beta domain-containing protein, producing the protein MKISQALTSITLVFGSILSVSANEYKFEEIKFNQIPNEQNNYEPKDKLDEYIIKGANYSTKFVPLMNNGAKGDEYTGIMADDLNRLLVDAGFDFANAKANGEIQKIPFFAQTSVNISGGTESDTSFSINSLMKLGELAKDDQGDLKTLAFSQARFATATNAEGSTINIGLGIRNRPDDISMVGANAFWDYRMTDYSDAHSRLGLGGEYFWKDFEFRNNWYMAITNEKDVIIKGVDYQERVVPGWDLEVGYRLPNNPELAFYIRGFNWDYKYTQDNSGLEGAVSWQATPHVGLEAYVSNEISAASTTANTDLPGTDENFFGLRMNITGNPVKFEKSNYKKNMVTQMTQPVKRKYDVLLERSAGGVFQNRAKGV; encoded by the coding sequence GTGAAAATATCTCAAGCTCTAACTTCAATAACTTTAGTTTTTGGATCAATTTTGTCTGTTTCTGCTAACGAATACAAATTTGAAGAAATCAAATTTAATCAAATTCCTAATGAACAAAATAATTATGAGCCTAAAGACAAATTAGATGAATACATAATCAAAGGGGCAAATTATTCAACCAAATTTGTTCCATTAATGAATAACGGGGCAAAGGGTGATGAATATACTGGCATAATGGCAGATGATCTTAATAGATTATTAGTTGACGCTGGATTTGATTTTGCAAATGCAAAGGCAAATGGTGAGATACAAAAAATCCCATTTTTTGCTCAGACATCTGTAAATATTTCTGGTGGGACAGAATCAGATACCAGCTTCTCAATAAATAGTTTGATGAAGCTAGGCGAGCTTGCAAAAGATGATCAGGGTGATTTAAAAACTCTTGCTTTCTCTCAAGCAAGATTTGCCACTGCTACAAATGCAGAAGGTTCCACTATTAATATTGGTTTAGGAATTAGAAATCGTCCCGATGATATTTCTATGGTTGGAGCTAATGCATTCTGGGATTACAGAATGACAGATTACAGTGATGCACATAGCAGACTTGGATTAGGTGGAGAATATTTCTGGAAGGATTTTGAATTTAGAAATAACTGGTATATGGCAATTACTAATGAAAAGGACGTAATTATAAAAGGTGTTGATTACCAAGAGAGGGTAGTACCAGGATGGGATTTAGAAGTAGGTTACAGACTTCCAAATAATCCAGAACTTGCTTTTTATATTAGAGGATTTAACTGGGATTACAAATATACTCAAGACAATTCTGGATTAGAAGGAGCGGTTAGTTGGCAAGCTACTCCGCACGTTGGTTTAGAAGCTTATGTTTCTAATGAAATATCCGCAGCATCAACAACAGCTAATACTGACCTACCGGGTACGGACGAAAACTTTTTTGGTTTAAGAATGAACATAACAGGCAATCCAGTCAAATTTGAGAAATCAAATTACAAGAAAAACATGGTTACTCAAATGACTCAACCAGTAAAACGTAAGTATGATGTTCTGCTAGAAAGATCAGCAGGTGGGGTTTTCCAGAATAGGGCTAAAGGAGTTTAA
- a CDS encoding TolC family protein, protein MKKSLKIYLKIYLKIFLLSTFLGSQSYSSTNPEFLSNSFDKKDIKSYQFKRISKNNNVTKVSEKSQMDEISIKSLEFDDLINLIDENNLELKAEKIKLEQAQNNLSIVKSELKPSIQISTDGIPKYSIGKGDNPKKETSELKGSLSATVSYKLYDPEKSQNVILSENQLSKAKLEFNIFRDALISRAQKFFVELQLAYEKVEIAQKAFLLSGSSLDDAKILNKALLVSDIEVLEAESQLSRDMKFLNDKKNELELIINSLSEIIGVNKKDIRKFRYANSIIGFWEMDLDETIDFAKTKNKSLEKLNLDLKISHNKSNKELGKSKPKFSLVNRLSSNLNQGQSNVVPPVDFDETGSEYENTIAITAKWDIFNGGKNRYIREFKKSKYDEFNLRIKDEENKIKFKVSESYKTLKTSLKNILNTSSQVNNNKNILKISRLRFNAGVASQREIINNQRDLTQSRIVYANSIANYNKNLIDLKNITNLGSLKKCVINEELVAKSYTFEKEIDLSIACQIPFNKEGQFSYKTKEFKLYKNNINKIMNDKNSNFKSKDSDDKNIKKQPKEDLSNEEKVFSDRSDSYDSHESCEDIKNPQTQKNCFDSYL, encoded by the coding sequence TTGAAAAAAAGTTTAAAAATATATTTAAAAATATATTTAAAAATCTTTTTATTAAGCACCTTCTTAGGATCTCAATCTTATTCGTCCACTAATCCAGAGTTTTTAAGTAATTCCTTTGATAAGAAAGATATTAAATCATATCAATTTAAAAGAATTTCCAAAAATAATAATGTGACTAAAGTAAGTGAAAAATCACAAATGGATGAGATTTCAATCAAATCTTTAGAATTTGATGATTTAATAAATTTGATTGATGAAAACAACTTAGAGCTTAAGGCGGAAAAAATAAAATTGGAACAAGCTCAAAATAATTTATCAATTGTGAAATCTGAATTAAAACCTTCTATACAGATATCTACTGATGGGATCCCAAAATATTCGATAGGAAAAGGTGATAATCCTAAAAAAGAAACGAGTGAATTAAAAGGTTCTTTATCAGCTACTGTAAGTTATAAATTATATGATCCGGAAAAATCTCAAAATGTAATTCTCTCAGAAAATCAACTATCAAAAGCTAAATTAGAATTCAATATTTTTAGGGATGCATTAATTTCTAGAGCTCAAAAGTTTTTTGTAGAATTGCAATTAGCATATGAAAAGGTTGAAATTGCCCAAAAAGCTTTTTTGTTGTCAGGATCTAGTCTCGATGATGCAAAAATATTAAATAAAGCATTATTAGTTTCAGATATTGAAGTTTTAGAGGCTGAAAGTCAATTGTCTAGAGATATGAAATTTCTAAATGATAAAAAAAATGAACTTGAATTAATAATTAATTCCCTAAGTGAAATTATTGGAGTTAATAAAAAAGATATCAGAAAATTTAGATATGCAAATTCGATTATAGGATTTTGGGAAATGGATTTAGATGAAACTATAGATTTTGCTAAAACAAAAAATAAAAGCTTAGAAAAATTAAATTTAGATCTCAAGATTAGCCATAATAAAAGTAACAAAGAACTTGGTAAAAGTAAGCCAAAATTTAGTTTGGTTAATAGGCTATCTTCAAATCTTAATCAGGGGCAGTCTAATGTTGTCCCTCCTGTTGATTTTGATGAAACTGGAAGTGAATATGAAAATACTATTGCAATTACAGCAAAATGGGATATATTCAACGGGGGAAAAAATAGATACATAAGAGAATTCAAGAAAAGTAAATATGATGAATTTAATCTGAGAATAAAAGATGAAGAAAATAAAATAAAATTTAAAGTTTCAGAAAGCTACAAAACTTTAAAAACCTCTCTCAAAAATATCTTAAATACAAGTAGCCAAGTAAATAATAATAAAAATATTTTAAAAATTTCGCGATTAAGATTTAATGCAGGAGTTGCTTCACAAAGAGAAATTATAAATAATCAAAGAGATCTGACTCAATCACGGATTGTTTATGCTAATTCTATCGCTAACTATAATAAGAATTTAATAGATCTCAAAAATATTACTAACTTAGGCTCCTTAAAAAAATGTGTCATTAATGAAGAATTAGTTGCCAAATCTTACACATTTGAAAAAGAGATTGATTTAAGCATTGCATGTCAAATACCTTTCAATAAAGAAGGTCAATTTTCTTATAAAACTAAAGAATTTAAATTGTATAAAAATAACATAAATAAAATTATGAATGATAAAAATTCTAATTTTAAATCAAAAGATTCGGATGACAAAAATATTAAAAAACAACCTAAAGAAGATCTATCGAATGAAGAGAAGGTATTTTCTGATAGAAGTGATTCTTATGATTCACATGAATCATGTGAGGATATAAAAAATCCTCAAACTCAGAAAAATTGCTTTGATTCATACTTATAA
- a CDS encoding ABC transporter transmembrane domain-containing protein translates to MNKPKEIKTLSQEKNKYNLFNEIVKKEKNKLKFISLEIGSSFLKKEELPKGILIIKKGILSIKLTDQNDNKKFTIQNLKKGDLAGVDQIIGQSNYSDIVASTKVEGYFLEKKIFLELINKNFQIINSYIKSSKYELYCTISFFLFGKIQKSHDIFNFLNSSSFDLKTVILTPGINNLNSNFGAYISSSSNIEGLNIGSTIEGPKSLNVLGDLPARLIKSEELSNLKNIDESNISIINNKNSTGSIIEKFDLQKEGLEDYYGPKNNDLSFPHFKGDGIIEESLACLRMIVRFFDMPFKKDLIVTILKDQIIRSKNKRISLPQFAAIFELLGFKVTPLTIRNYRLINRINLPAFVVCDGAPHIIWSKKRNKFLKSDPKSDQQWFTSEEIFETGKHQLDFLLIEKALQNKNSKFDLSWFLPALRKNKGILFQVVLASFFVQLLALFNPLLIQQIFDAVISQGNLSSLNVLGTILISMSLAQALLGALRTFLFADMTNHIDTNLGSSIIHHLLRLPIVYFSKRSVGELNGRINELEKIRRFLTSTAITVFLDAIFSLIYIGVMMLYSVKLTFMALTILPLFIILTFIIAPINKKQLRKQAESKAKVQGHLVEALNGIETIKGQGMEIYSHWRWEQLYSRQIKNGFRNIITNTAASSVSQFLSQLSGLIVIWGGAVLVLNGEMTLGQLIAFRILSGYVTSPILRLTSTWQNFQDISLSVERLGDVIDSKKESELNGDNLPPLENIEGDISFENVSLKFENSHDYQLKDINFKVKKGEFVAVIGSSGSGKSTLMKVLMRLYTPSKGLVKIDSNDINKFDLYSLRNQIGFVPQETLLFSGTIQSNISLPKPEASFEEIREAARVANAHDFIQELSKGYSNDIGEKGIKISGGQRQRLSIARMIIKEPKIVILDEATSSLDGENERKVLLNIMKKFENQTVFFVTHKLDNMEMFTKILLMDEGKLIEIGNHENLMKENGKYAALIKKKYT, encoded by the coding sequence GTGAATAAGCCAAAAGAGATAAAAACCCTATCCCAAGAAAAAAATAAATATAATTTATTTAATGAAATAGTAAAAAAAGAAAAAAATAAACTGAAATTTATTTCATTAGAAATAGGCAGTTCATTTTTAAAAAAAGAAGAACTACCAAAAGGAATATTAATTATAAAAAAAGGGATATTGAGCATAAAACTCACTGACCAAAATGATAATAAGAAATTCACTATTCAAAACTTAAAAAAAGGAGATTTGGCTGGTGTTGATCAAATAATAGGACAAAGTAATTACTCTGATATAGTTGCCTCTACTAAAGTTGAAGGTTACTTTCTAGAAAAAAAAATTTTTTTAGAACTAATTAATAAAAACTTCCAAATAATAAACTCTTATATTAAATCTAGTAAGTATGAATTATATTGCACAATTTCATTTTTTTTATTTGGAAAAATACAAAAATCACATGATATTTTTAATTTTTTAAATTCTTCATCATTTGATTTAAAAACAGTAATACTTACTCCCGGTATTAATAATTTAAACAGCAATTTTGGTGCCTATATTTCGAGTAGCTCCAATATTGAAGGTTTAAATATTGGATCTACTATTGAAGGGCCTAAATCTTTAAATGTATTAGGTGATTTGCCTGCAAGATTAATTAAAAGTGAAGAATTATCTAATTTAAAAAATATTGATGAATCAAATATATCAATTATTAATAATAAAAATTCTACTGGAAGCATTATAGAAAAATTTGATCTACAAAAAGAAGGTTTAGAAGATTACTATGGTCCAAAAAACAACGATTTATCTTTCCCTCATTTTAAGGGTGATGGAATTATAGAAGAGTCATTGGCATGTCTAAGAATGATAGTTAGATTCTTCGATATGCCATTTAAAAAAGATTTAATAGTTACCATTTTGAAAGATCAGATTATACGTTCAAAAAACAAAAGAATTTCACTCCCTCAATTCGCTGCAATTTTTGAATTATTAGGCTTCAAGGTAACGCCTTTAACTATCAGAAATTATAGGCTTATAAACAGAATAAATTTACCAGCATTTGTAGTTTGTGATGGAGCGCCGCATATTATCTGGTCTAAAAAAAGAAATAAATTTCTAAAAAGTGATCCTAAATCCGATCAACAATGGTTTACTTCTGAAGAAATATTTGAGACTGGAAAACATCAATTAGATTTTCTACTGATTGAAAAGGCTTTACAAAATAAAAACTCTAAATTTGACTTAAGTTGGTTTTTGCCTGCGCTAAGAAAAAATAAGGGTATTCTATTTCAAGTTGTTCTAGCAAGTTTTTTTGTTCAGCTTCTTGCTCTTTTTAATCCATTACTAATACAACAAATATTTGATGCCGTAATTAGTCAAGGAAATTTATCTAGCCTTAATGTACTTGGAACTATTTTAATTTCAATGTCTTTAGCTCAGGCATTATTAGGTGCATTGAGAACGTTCTTATTTGCAGATATGACTAATCATATTGATACAAATTTAGGTTCTTCAATTATTCATCATTTGTTAAGACTTCCAATTGTTTATTTTTCTAAACGTTCAGTTGGAGAATTAAATGGAAGGATAAATGAACTTGAAAAAATAAGGAGGTTCTTGACTAGTACTGCCATCACAGTTTTTCTAGATGCAATTTTCTCTCTCATCTATATAGGTGTGATGATGCTTTATTCAGTCAAACTAACTTTTATGGCATTAACAATTCTGCCTCTTTTTATTATCCTCACATTTATTATTGCTCCAATAAATAAAAAACAGCTAAGGAAACAAGCAGAATCAAAAGCAAAAGTACAGGGTCATCTTGTTGAAGCTCTAAATGGAATAGAAACAATCAAAGGACAAGGAATGGAAATATATAGTCATTGGAGATGGGAACAACTATACAGTCGACAAATTAAAAATGGTTTTAGAAATATTATTACCAATACTGCAGCTAGTTCTGTAAGTCAATTCCTTTCTCAATTATCGGGATTGATAGTAATTTGGGGAGGAGCAGTTCTTGTTCTTAATGGGGAAATGACTTTAGGACAACTTATTGCCTTTAGGATATTGTCGGGATACGTAACAAGTCCTATATTAAGATTGACTAGTACTTGGCAAAACTTTCAAGATATTTCTTTATCAGTAGAAAGATTAGGCGATGTTATTGATAGTAAAAAAGAGAGTGAATTAAATGGAGATAATTTACCTCCTTTAGAAAATATTGAAGGTGATATCTCTTTCGAGAATGTTAGTTTAAAATTCGAAAATTCTCATGATTACCAGCTTAAAGACATCAACTTTAAAGTAAAAAAGGGAGAATTTGTAGCTGTCATTGGAAGTAGTGGATCAGGTAAAAGTACTTTAATGAAAGTTCTAATGAGGCTATATACTCCAAGTAAAGGTTTAGTAAAAATTGACAGCAATGATATAAATAAATTTGACCTTTACTCCTTAAGGAATCAAATTGGTTTTGTTCCTCAAGAAACCCTTTTGTTTAGCGGAACTATTCAATCAAATATATCCTTACCGAAACCTGAGGCTAGTTTCGAGGAGATCAGAGAGGCAGCCAGAGTAGCAAATGCTCATGATTTTATCCAAGAATTATCCAAAGGATATAGTAATGATATTGGAGAAAAGGGTATAAAGATATCTGGAGGTCAAAGACAACGATTGTCAATAGCAAGAATGATCATTAAAGAACCAAAAATTGTGATATTAGATGAAGCAACGAGCTCATTAGATGGAGAAAACGAGAGAAAAGTATTACTTAACATTATGAAGAAGTTTGAAAACCAAACAGTTTTTTTTGTCACTCATAAATTAGATAATATGGAAATGTTTACAAAAATACTTTTAATGGATGAAGGAAAACTTATTGAGATTGGTAATCATGAAAATTTAATGAAGGAGAATGGGAAATATGCTGCATTAATTAAAAAAAAATATACATAA
- a CDS encoding HlyD family efflux transporter periplasmic adaptor subunit, with the protein MDFDNEAILYKPASLWIRGLIWAIVGSFSFGFIYACFARMDEVVIAKGELQALGAERPIRAPISGIVSEIFIKEGDSVEKDSKLLRFDSNVLHAKKEGLEAKLGELESSIQSEKEILKEISILADAGGIQKLQYLQQKNKVSELGYEKKQVEAEIKELNFDKSKTLLVSPVKGKVFNLISVSKGFAANQGETLLKIVPSGDTEAKIFLKNSDIGFVKSNMKAKIRVDAFPFTQFGSIEGILKSIGDEVIRSNQQNQSSLFPAYVSLEKQYLEKNGEKFFVRSGQSVSVNLIVRDKRIISLLTDAIDKAIDSLRGIKS; encoded by the coding sequence ATGGACTTTGACAACGAAGCAATACTTTATAAGCCAGCCTCACTTTGGATAAGAGGATTAATTTGGGCAATTGTTGGTAGTTTTAGTTTTGGATTTATATATGCTTGCTTTGCAAGAATGGATGAGGTCGTAATAGCAAAAGGCGAATTACAAGCTTTAGGAGCTGAAAGGCCAATAAGAGCACCAATATCAGGAATAGTAAGCGAAATTTTTATAAAAGAAGGTGATTCAGTTGAAAAGGATTCTAAGCTTTTAAGATTTGATAGTAATGTTCTACATGCAAAAAAAGAGGGTCTTGAAGCAAAGTTAGGGGAATTAGAGTCTAGTATTCAATCAGAAAAGGAGATTCTAAAAGAGATATCAATTCTTGCTGATGCTGGGGGGATTCAAAAACTTCAATACTTACAACAAAAAAATAAAGTAAGCGAACTAGGTTATGAAAAAAAACAAGTAGAAGCCGAAATTAAGGAGCTAAATTTTGATAAATCAAAAACACTTTTAGTTTCACCAGTAAAAGGAAAAGTTTTTAATCTGATTTCAGTAAGTAAAGGATTTGCAGCTAATCAAGGCGAAACACTTTTAAAAATAGTTCCAAGTGGGGACACCGAAGCAAAAATATTTCTCAAAAACTCAGATATTGGTTTCGTTAAAAGTAATATGAAAGCAAAAATAAGAGTAGATGCATTTCCCTTTACCCAATTTGGTTCAATTGAGGGTATTCTTAAATCTATTGGTGATGAAGTCATTCGTTCAAATCAACAGAATCAAAGTTCTCTTTTCCCCGCCTATGTAAGTTTAGAAAAACAGTATCTTGAAAAAAATGGTGAGAAATTTTTTGTTAGATCTGGTCAAAGTGTTTCTGTTAATTTAATTGTTAGAGATAAAAGAATAATAAGTCTTTTAACTGATGCTATAGATAAAGCTATTGATTCGCTGAGGGGCATTAAAAGTTAA
- a CDS encoding S8 family peptidase: MSNKKEGSSGSFDKLNTDNNNNKKNLSKQNSEVENGLNKLENNKSNTEINLIKQISTEGESYEIEYSIDQIQNPIDKSSDLKQFNLERIRKLQTFDLEYKNKYYEDYFNSYSIDSYENQEISLIQFNQNTIIDFKNSENILERTKSSSGSGCGNQEIPTPINFSSTDGYGHANIERAFEILKGIDISSKDDLGGNLWGLDNIGAPEVWTSTGCFSGSTGKDVVVAVLDTGLDYSHSEFSGRIVDGYDFIDNDNIAQDVHGHGTHCSGTILGANDGVGITGVAYDAKIMPIKVLNDSGRGSIAGIVAGMRWAVDNGADVLNLSLGGGAPNSDYLDALKYAADNGVVVAMASGNSSSSAPLWPARYATDYGIAVGAVDINKNDAYFSNRAGNTTMDYVSAPGVNVYSSLPGGGYESWNGTSMAAPHVAGMAALLKSYDKTLTPLQIETLISASASNSDSNSSNNSNNYFESNSEFNMFYSKDFDDLFFESNELISGYEYSFDSNSSGSDYLDWALDLIGENNEKMYIAGTDGFYENQSKNKIEELNSFIDEINQGVEDKEEEIAYAGGTDGFYENQSKNKIEELNSFIDEINQGVEDKEEEIAYAGGTDGFYENQSKNKIEELNSFIDEINQGVEDKEEEIAYAGGTDGFYENQSKNKIEELNSFIDEINQGVEDKEEEIAYAGGTDGFYENQSKNKIEELNSFIDEINQGVEDKEEEIAYAGGTDGFYENQSKNKIEELNSFIDEINQGVEDKEEEIAYAGGTDGFYENQSKNKIEELNSFIDEINQGVEDKEEEIAYAGGTDGFYENQSKNKIEELNSFIDEINQGVEDKEEEIAYAGGTDGFYENQSKNGTILGFNSNLENENNLFEDNLILSNNGFQNYLENQNNNYSV, translated from the coding sequence ATGAGCAATAAAAAAGAAGGCTCATCAGGTAGTTTTGATAAATTAAACACTGATAACAATAACAATAAAAAAAATCTTTCGAAACAAAATAGTGAAGTTGAAAATGGATTAAATAAGCTAGAAAATAATAAAAGTAATACAGAAATAAATTTAATTAAACAAATATCAACTGAAGGAGAATCATATGAGATTGAATATTCAATTGATCAAATACAGAATCCTATAGATAAAAGTTCAGATTTAAAACAATTTAATCTAGAAAGAATTCGAAAATTGCAAACATTTGATTTGGAATATAAAAATAAATACTACGAAGATTATTTTAATTCGTATTCAATAGATAGTTATGAAAATCAAGAAATTTCTTTAATTCAATTTAATCAAAATACAATTATAGATTTTAAAAATTCAGAAAATATACTTGAACGAACAAAATCATCTTCAGGTTCAGGATGTGGTAATCAGGAAATTCCTACTCCTATAAATTTTTCAAGTACAGATGGCTATGGACATGCAAATATTGAAAGGGCATTTGAGATTCTTAAAGGGATTGATATCTCTTCAAAGGATGATTTGGGAGGTAATTTATGGGGTTTAGATAATATTGGAGCCCCTGAGGTTTGGACAAGTACAGGATGTTTTAGTGGCAGTACGGGAAAAGATGTTGTTGTAGCTGTATTAGATACTGGTCTTGATTATAGTCATTCTGAATTTTCTGGGAGAATTGTAGATGGATATGATTTTATTGATAATGATAATATTGCACAAGATGTGCATGGACATGGTACTCATTGTTCAGGAACTATATTAGGAGCTAATGATGGAGTGGGAATTACAGGAGTTGCTTATGATGCAAAAATTATGCCAATTAAAGTTTTAAATGATAGTGGCCGTGGATCGATAGCAGGAATAGTTGCTGGTATGAGATGGGCGGTAGATAATGGAGCTGATGTACTTAATCTTTCTTTAGGGGGTGGCGCGCCTAATAGCGATTATTTGGATGCTTTAAAATATGCTGCAGATAATGGGGTTGTGGTTGCGATGGCTTCAGGAAATTCTTCCTCTAGTGCTCCTTTATGGCCTGCTAGATATGCTACGGATTATGGAATAGCAGTTGGTGCTGTTGATATAAACAAAAATGATGCTTATTTTTCTAATCGCGCTGGCAACACCACGATGGATTATGTATCTGCACCTGGTGTAAATGTTTATTCTTCTCTTCCTGGAGGAGGATATGAAAGTTGGAATGGAACTTCAATGGCTGCTCCGCATGTTGCTGGAATGGCTGCATTATTGAAAAGTTATGATAAAACTTTAACTCCATTACAAATAGAAACTTTAATTTCTGCATCAGCGTCTAATTCGGATTCAAACTCATCTAATAATTCAAATAATTATTTTGAATCCAATTCAGAATTTAATATGTTCTATTCCAAAGACTTTGATGATTTGTTCTTTGAATCTAACGAATTAATCTCAGGTTATGAATATAGTTTTGATTCAAACTCATCTGGTTCAGATTATTTGGATTGGGCCCTAGATTTAATTGGTGAGAATAATGAAAAAATGTACATAGCAGGAACAGATGGATTTTATGAAAACCAAAGTAAAAATAAAATTGAAGAATTAAATTCTTTTATTGATGAAATTAATCAAGGAGTAGAAGATAAAGAAGAAGAGATAGCATATGCGGGCGGAACAGATGGATTTTATGAAAACCAAAGTAAAAATAAAATTGAAGAATTAAATTCTTTTATTGATGAAATTAATCAAGGAGTAGAAGATAAAGAAGAAGAGATAGCATATGCGGGCGGAACAGATGGATTTTATGAAAACCAAAGTAAAAATAAAATTGAAGAATTAAATTCTTTTATTGATGAAATTAATCAAGGAGTAGAAGATAAAGAAGAAGAGATAGCATATGCGGGCGGAACAGATGGATTTTATGAAAACCAAAGTAAAAATAAAATTGAAGAATTAAATTCTTTTATTGATGAAATTAATCAAGGAGTAGAAGATAAAGAAGAAGAGATAGCATATGCGGGCGGAACAGATGGATTTTATGAAAACCAAAGTAAAAATAAAATTGAAGAATTAAATTCTTTTATTGATGAAATTAATCAAGGAGTAGAAGATAAAGAAGAAGAGATAGCATATGCGGGCGGAACAGATGGATTTTATGAAAACCAAAGTAAAAATAAAATTGAAGAATTAAATTCTTTTATTGATGAAATTAATCAAGGAGTAGAAGATAAAGAAGAAGAGATAGCATATGCGGGCGGAACAGATGGATTTTATGAAAACCAAAGTAAAAATAAAATTGAAGAATTAAATTCTTTTATTGATGAAATTAATCAAGGAGTAGAAGATAAAGAAGAAGAGATAGCATATGCGGGCGGAACAGATGGATTTTATGAAAACCAAAGTAAAAATAAAATTGAAGAATTAAATTCTTTTATTGATGAAATTAATCAAGGAGTAGAAGATAAAGAAGAAGAGATAGCATATGCGGGCGGAACAGATGGATTTTATGAAAACCAAAGTAAAAATGGAACTATTTTGGGTTTTAACTCTAATTTAGAAAATGAAAATAATCTTTTTGAAGATAATTTAATTTTGAGTAATAATGGTTTCCAAAATTATTTAGAAAATCAAAATAATAATTATTCTGTTTAA
- a CDS encoding prepilin peptidase: protein MINIKLNNNLVMLYSKILFSCTSIFFGLIFGSFLNVVIYRLPNNQSILTPRSFCPKCNKKLSWHENIPIYSWIKLKGKCSNCDKAISTKYPLTELATGMLFLFSFNAIPKDIYFENFAFNLFFSWALILILLSISIIDYEFLWIPNSIIMIGFLFGLASSIFSAIVNDQNIVIQLFVNLISGILGFLIIILIMKSGELVFKKPSMGLGDAKLAGMIGFWIGLPGVIISIWLSFIISGLFVILGLATKKIKKGQLIPFGPFLSISGFLIWLFGEDIFLKIIFQ, encoded by the coding sequence ATGATTAATATTAAATTAAATAATAATTTAGTAATGCTTTATTCCAAAATATTATTTAGTTGCACTTCAATATTTTTTGGACTTATATTTGGGAGTTTTCTAAATGTAGTAATTTATAGGCTTCCAAATAATCAGTCAATCCTTACACCTAGAAGTTTTTGTCCTAAATGCAATAAAAAATTAAGCTGGCATGAAAATATACCAATCTATAGTTGGATAAAACTCAAAGGAAAATGTTCTAATTGTGATAAAGCAATTTCTACTAAATATCCATTGACAGAATTAGCAACTGGCATGTTATTTCTTTTTAGTTTTAACGCTATCCCTAAAGATATATATTTTGAAAATTTTGCTTTTAATCTTTTTTTTAGTTGGGCACTTATTTTAATCTTATTATCAATTTCAATTATTGATTATGAATTTCTTTGGATTCCTAATTCAATAATAATGATTGGATTTTTATTTGGGTTGGCATCATCAATATTTTCTGCAATAGTAAATGATCAAAATATAGTAATTCAATTATTTGTAAATTTAATTTCGGGCATTTTAGGTTTTTTAATAATAATTTTGATAATGAAATCCGGTGAACTAGTTTTCAAAAAACCATCAATGGGTTTAGGAGATGCTAAGTTAGCTGGAATGATAGGTTTTTGGATTGGTTTACCTGGAGTAATTATTTCAATCTGGTTATCTTTCATAATCTCTGGGCTATTTGTTATTTTGGGATTAGCAACAAAAAAAATTAAGAAAGGACAATTAATACCTTTTGGTCCATTTTTATCTATTAGTGGATTTTTAATTTGGTTATTTGGTGAGGATATTTTTCTTAAAATTATTTTTCAATAA